Proteins encoded in a region of the Oikeobacillus pervagus genome:
- the gndA gene encoding NADP-dependent phosphogluconate dehydrogenase gives MVKQQIGVIGLAVMGKNLAFNIESKGYSVAVYNRSSDKTDSILKEANGRNLKGFYTLDEFVSSLEAPRKILLMVKAGLPTDETLAQLKPLLEKGDIVIDGGNTFFQDTRRRNKDLNELDIHFIGTGVSGGEEGALTGPSIMPGGQKAAYDLVAPILKDISAKVDGEPCCTYIGPDGAGHYVKMVHNGIEYGDMQLIAEAYFLLKNVLGLQAEELHEVFADWNKGELDSYLIEITADIFTKKDEQTGRPLVDMILDKAGQKGTGKWTSQSALDLGVPLPLITESVFARFLSSLKKERVHASQLLKGPNMDGFEGDRQIFIEAVRKALYMSKICSYAQGFAQMKAASDEYGWDLRLGDIAMIFRGGCIIRAQFLQKIKEAFDRDANLANLLLDPYFKEIVGNYQAALREVIATAVKLGIAVPAFSAALAYYDSYRAEFLPANLIQAQRDYFGAHTYERVDQEGHFHTKWF, from the coding sequence ATGGTTAAACAACAAATAGGTGTCATCGGATTAGCAGTGATGGGAAAAAATCTTGCCTTTAATATTGAGAGTAAGGGATATTCCGTTGCGGTCTATAATCGTTCAAGTGATAAAACCGATTCCATTTTAAAAGAAGCAAATGGGAGAAATCTTAAAGGGTTCTATACTTTAGATGAGTTTGTTTCATCTTTAGAAGCCCCGCGAAAAATTTTATTAATGGTAAAAGCAGGTCTCCCAACGGATGAGACACTTGCCCAATTGAAACCATTATTAGAAAAAGGCGATATCGTCATTGATGGGGGAAATACATTCTTTCAAGATACGAGACGCCGAAACAAAGATTTAAATGAATTGGACATCCATTTCATTGGCACAGGGGTTTCAGGTGGTGAAGAAGGGGCTTTGACGGGGCCATCAATTATGCCTGGCGGACAAAAGGCGGCTTATGATTTAGTAGCCCCCATTTTAAAAGATATTTCGGCAAAAGTAGATGGCGAACCATGCTGTACGTATATAGGACCAGATGGTGCTGGGCACTATGTAAAAATGGTACATAATGGAATTGAGTATGGGGATATGCAGTTAATTGCCGAAGCCTATTTTCTATTGAAAAATGTATTAGGATTACAGGCTGAAGAGCTTCATGAGGTCTTTGCAGATTGGAATAAGGGAGAGTTGGATAGCTATCTAATCGAAATTACCGCCGATATTTTCACGAAAAAAGATGAACAAACAGGTAGGCCATTAGTGGATATGATTTTAGACAAAGCAGGCCAAAAAGGAACAGGAAAATGGACAAGTCAAAGCGCATTAGACCTAGGGGTTCCATTACCGCTTATCACGGAGTCTGTATTTGCTAGATTTCTATCAAGCCTAAAAAAAGAGCGAGTCCATGCAAGTCAATTATTAAAGGGGCCAAACATGGATGGATTCGAGGGGGACCGTCAAATATTTATTGAAGCGGTACGCAAAGCGTTGTATATGAGTAAGATTTGCTCTTATGCTCAGGGATTTGCCCAAATGAAGGCCGCTTCAGATGAATATGGCTGGGATTTACGTCTGGGGGATATTGCGATGATCTTTCGTGGCGGCTGTATCATTCGCGCACAGTTTCTACAGAAAATTAAAGAAGCGTTTGATCGTGATGCGAATTTAGCTAATCTTTTATTAGATCCATATTTTAAGGAAATTGTGGGAAATTACCAAGCAGCACTTCGGGAAGTGATTGCGACGGCAGTTAAATTAGGAATTGCCGTGCCTGCCTTTTCAGCGGCACTTGCCTATTATGATAGTTATCGTGCTGAATTTCTACCAGCCAATTTGATTCAAGCTCAGCGTGATTATTTTGGTGCCCATACGTATGAGCGAGTGGACCAAGAAGGGCATTTCCATACGAAATGGTTTTAA
- a CDS encoding cyclase family protein — protein MKIYDITAPIYEGMSVYKNKPEKQPSITQKTNGHVTESRICLDVHTGTHVDAPLHMMNEGKTIETIKIEQLVRPCKVIDLTEVNEKITAIDLQKKDIQKDDFILLKTKNSFDKKFNFDFIYLAEDAAHYLVDVGIAGVAIDALGIERSQTNHPTHRALLGNDITIIEGVQLADVQARSYFMVAAPLPIQGTDAAPARIILIDGAF, from the coding sequence ATGAAGATTTATGATATTACAGCACCTATTTATGAAGGCATGAGCGTATATAAAAATAAACCAGAAAAACAACCGTCGATTACTCAAAAAACGAATGGGCATGTTACGGAATCACGTATATGTTTAGACGTTCACACAGGTACTCATGTGGACGCCCCTCTTCATATGATGAATGAGGGAAAAACAATTGAAACCATCAAAATTGAACAACTTGTCCGTCCTTGCAAAGTAATCGACTTGACCGAAGTTAATGAAAAAATTACAGCAATAGATTTACAAAAAAAAGATATTCAAAAAGATGATTTTATCCTTTTGAAGACAAAGAATTCATTTGATAAAAAATTTAATTTTGATTTTATATATTTGGCAGAGGATGCTGCTCACTATTTGGTGGATGTTGGAATTGCGGGGGTCGCAATTGATGCTTTAGGGATTGAACGCTCCCAAACCAATCATCCCACCCATCGAGCCTTACTAGGAAACGATATTACGATCATCGAAGGCGTACAATTAGCTGACGTACAAGCTAGATCTTATTTTATGGTGGCTGCCCCATTGCCTATTCAAGGAACAGATGCCGCGCCCGCCCGTATAATACTTATTGACGGGGCATTCTAA
- a CDS encoding YueI family protein, whose protein sequence is MNNPNVEDYLQNGIYGQKEIKPAERKKFLGTLRERVEGALTIGQVMKKEIYSEVKQWIQTNKDVQMLLNGNIDYSYLSKYTQLADQLKIRYTIVHNQEAETNVGLVITHPHAVEKESIWINESKEKKLQKKKSSSFFHKFIHFIKK, encoded by the coding sequence TTGAATAATCCGAATGTAGAAGATTATTTACAAAATGGAATCTATGGTCAAAAGGAAATCAAACCGGCAGAAAGAAAAAAATTCCTAGGGACATTACGTGAAAGAGTGGAAGGTGCCTTAACGATTGGGCAAGTGATGAAGAAAGAAATCTATTCAGAAGTAAAACAATGGATCCAAACAAATAAAGATGTCCAGATGCTTTTAAACGGAAATATCGATTATTCTTATTTATCAAAATATACTCAACTCGCTGATCAACTGAAGATTCGTTACACAATCGTTCATAATCAAGAGGCTGAAACAAATGTCGGTCTTGTGATTACCCACCCACATGCAGTTGAAAAAGAATCAATTTGGATCAACGAATCAAAGGAAAAAAAACTTCAAAAGAAAAAATCCAGCAGCTTTTTTCATAAGTTCATCCATTTTATCAAAAAATAG
- the namA gene encoding NADPH dehydrogenase NamA, which produces MSVKLFEPYTIKNVTFKNRIVMSPMCMYSAHNEEGKVENWHLTHYTSRAVGQAGLIMVEATAVTKQGCISSKDLGIWNDHHIEGLTTLVSMMKEHGTQTGIQLAHAGRKAMVEGEIIAPSAIPFNDKMKTPKEMTIDDIKDTIQAFQDGASRAKKAGFDVIEIHGAHGYLINEFLSPLSNKREDLYGGSQENRYRFLREIIEAVKEVWDGPLFVRISAKDYAPNGLDVEDYVTMTRWMKSQGVDLIDVSSGAVVPAKISVYPGYQVTLAEKIKHQADMAVGAVGLITSGVQAEEILQNERADLIFIGREFLRNPYWPLNAAKELKYTLESPIPYERGWKF; this is translated from the coding sequence ATGTCCGTTAAATTATTTGAACCTTATACAATTAAAAATGTAACATTTAAAAACCGTATTGTCATGTCACCCATGTGTATGTATTCAGCACATAATGAGGAAGGAAAAGTTGAAAATTGGCATCTGACACATTATACGAGCCGAGCAGTAGGTCAAGCAGGTTTAATCATGGTCGAGGCTACTGCCGTTACGAAACAAGGATGTATTTCTTCTAAAGACTTAGGCATATGGAATGATCACCATATTGAAGGACTCACAACCTTAGTATCTATGATGAAAGAGCATGGAACTCAAACAGGAATACAGTTGGCACATGCCGGGAGAAAAGCGATGGTAGAAGGTGAAATCATCGCACCATCTGCCATTCCATTCAATGATAAAATGAAAACCCCGAAAGAAATGACAATCGATGATATTAAGGATACGATTCAGGCGTTTCAAGATGGGGCAAGTCGGGCAAAAAAAGCGGGCTTTGACGTAATCGAAATTCACGGGGCTCACGGGTATCTCATTAATGAGTTTTTATCTCCCCTATCGAATAAACGAGAGGATCTCTATGGAGGTAGTCAAGAAAATCGTTATCGGTTTTTACGGGAAATTATTGAGGCTGTTAAAGAAGTATGGGATGGACCATTATTCGTCCGAATATCGGCAAAAGACTATGCTCCAAATGGATTAGATGTAGAAGATTATGTAACAATGACCCGATGGATGAAAAGCCAAGGGGTAGATCTCATCGATGTGAGTTCAGGTGCTGTTGTGCCAGCGAAAATTTCTGTTTATCCTGGCTATCAAGTCACTTTGGCTGAGAAGATTAAGCATCAAGCAGATATGGCCGTTGGAGCTGTAGGACTGATTACTTCTGGTGTTCAAGCTGAGGAAATTCTACAAAACGAGCGAGCCGATCTTATATTTATTGGCAGAGAGTTTTTAAGAAATCCATACTGGCCACTGAACGCAGCAAAAGAGCTGAAATATACACTTGAAAGTCCTATACCATATGAACGTGGATGGAAATTTTAA
- the rnz gene encoding ribonuclease Z has translation MELLFLGTGAGVPGKVRNVTSIAFKMLEERGAIWLFDCGEATQHQILHTSLKPRRLEKIFITHLHGDHIFGLPGLLGSRSFQGGETPITIYGPEGIAAYVHTSLTVSGTRLKYPIEIVEISEGVIFEDSQMKVEAAVLDHALPCFGYRMTEKDKSGVLLVDKLKADKVPPGPIYKKIKNGETVQLEDGRIISGDQYVGPSQKGRVVTILGDTRPCENAVQLSLHADLLVHEATFNRESVTMAHDYFHSTTAQAAMTAKKAEVKRLCLTHISSRYNGEEAEQLRLEAEEIFSPVTLAHDFLEVPIVQS, from the coding sequence TTGGAATTATTATTTTTAGGAACAGGTGCTGGGGTTCCAGGGAAGGTTAGAAATGTTACTTCAATAGCGTTCAAAATGCTAGAAGAGAGAGGTGCCATTTGGTTATTTGACTGTGGAGAAGCGACGCAGCACCAAATTTTACACACGTCATTAAAACCACGTAGACTTGAAAAAATCTTTATTACCCATTTACATGGTGATCATATATTTGGATTACCTGGATTATTAGGTAGTCGTTCCTTTCAAGGTGGAGAGACACCGATTACAATCTATGGGCCAGAAGGGATTGCCGCTTACGTCCATACCAGTTTAACAGTAAGTGGTACAAGATTGAAATATCCCATTGAAATTGTTGAAATTTCAGAAGGAGTAATTTTTGAAGATTCTCAAATGAAAGTAGAAGCAGCCGTTTTAGATCACGCCCTGCCATGTTTTGGCTACCGAATGACGGAAAAAGATAAATCGGGTGTTTTGCTAGTAGACAAGCTGAAGGCAGATAAGGTACCCCCAGGTCCAATCTATAAGAAAATTAAAAATGGGGAAACGGTTCAACTGGAAGATGGACGGATCATTTCAGGGGATCAGTACGTTGGTCCTTCACAGAAAGGAAGAGTTGTCACAATTTTGGGAGATACCAGACCGTGTGAAAATGCTGTTCAATTATCTTTACATGCTGATTTACTCGTTCATGAGGCAACTTTTAATCGGGAGTCGGTAACAATGGCTCATGACTATTTCCATTCAACAACAGCCCAGGCGGCGATGACGGCGAAGAAGGCAGAAGTAAAAAGGCTATGCCTTACCCATATAAGTTCAAGATATAATGGGGAGGAGGCTGAACAGCTTCGATTAGAAGCAGAAGAAATTTTTTCTCCTGTTACATTAGCCCATGACTTTTTAGAAGTTCCGATTGTTCAAAGCTAA
- the zwf gene encoding glucose-6-phosphate dehydrogenase, with the protein MKQTDTPALTIIFGATGDLAKRKLFPSLYNLFKKGEISNHFACVGVARRQWTEQQFRNHVRESVIAAIHSNEQMEEFLSHFYYQSLDVTNTEAYIELLQLANQLNTKYHLNGNRMFYLAMAPEFFGTIAEHLKRDGLTDTNGFSRLVIEKPFGHDLQSAKALNEKIRTAFRESEIFRIDHYLGKEMVQNIEAIRFANALFEPLWNSRYISNVQITTSETLGVEERGRYYEKNGALRDMVQNHVLQMVALLAMEPPIKLTTDEIRSEKVKVLRAMRRIEGQNIQHFFVRGQYGAGKINQEQQISYREEHNVDPESDTETFVAGKILIDNFRWAGVPFYIRTGKRLAKKSTKIVIQFKDIPMNLYYQTDQPLTPNLLVIHIQPDEGITLYLNAKRVGPYLDRTPVKLSFSNNRFNGINTPEAYEKLLYDALRGDATNFTHWDEVALSWNFIDAISHHWAETTEKFPNYEAGSMGPKQADQLLEQDGFFWWPIDYLDVDECK; encoded by the coding sequence TTGAAACAGACGGATACTCCGGCTTTAACCATTATCTTTGGAGCAACAGGTGACTTAGCTAAAAGAAAACTATTCCCCTCTTTATATAATTTATTTAAAAAAGGGGAAATTTCTAACCATTTCGCCTGTGTAGGGGTGGCTAGACGACAATGGACAGAACAGCAATTTCGAAACCATGTACGGGAATCTGTTATAGCTGCGATCCATTCGAATGAACAGATGGAAGAGTTCCTTTCTCATTTTTATTATCAATCACTTGATGTCACGAATACAGAAGCATATATTGAATTACTGCAGCTGGCTAATCAGTTAAATACGAAATACCATCTTAACGGCAATCGGATGTTTTATTTAGCTATGGCACCAGAATTTTTTGGAACCATTGCTGAACATCTAAAAAGAGATGGACTCACGGATACAAACGGATTTAGTCGTCTTGTTATTGAGAAGCCATTTGGGCATGATTTACAATCGGCCAAAGCATTAAATGAAAAAATCCGAACAGCCTTTCGTGAAAGTGAAATATTCCGAATAGATCACTATCTTGGAAAAGAAATGGTTCAAAATATCGAAGCCATTCGTTTTGCTAATGCCTTATTCGAACCGTTATGGAACAGTCGATACATATCCAATGTTCAAATTACAACAAGCGAAACCCTCGGAGTCGAAGAACGAGGTCGCTATTATGAAAAAAACGGGGCTTTGAGAGATATGGTTCAAAATCATGTACTCCAAATGGTCGCCTTACTTGCGATGGAACCACCAATTAAATTAACAACCGATGAAATTCGCAGTGAAAAGGTGAAGGTTTTGCGTGCTATGCGTCGCATTGAAGGTCAAAACATTCAGCATTTTTTTGTCCGGGGGCAATATGGCGCTGGCAAAATTAATCAAGAACAGCAAATTAGCTATCGAGAGGAACACAATGTCGACCCAGAGTCCGATACAGAAACATTTGTTGCAGGAAAAATATTAATTGATAACTTCCGTTGGGCAGGTGTCCCCTTCTATATTCGAACTGGGAAAAGATTAGCAAAGAAATCAACGAAAATCGTCATACAGTTTAAAGATATTCCGATGAATTTATACTATCAAACAGATCAGCCCCTTACTCCAAATCTGCTCGTCATTCATATTCAACCTGACGAGGGGATCACATTGTATTTAAATGCGAAAAGAGTCGGTCCATATTTAGATCGTACACCTGTAAAACTTAGCTTTTCCAATAATAGATTCAATGGAATCAATACACCTGAAGCATACGAAAAACTTCTATACGATGCGTTAAGAGGAGATGCAACGAATTTTACCCATTGGGATGAAGTAGCCTTATCCTGGAATTTCATTGACGCAATCTCCCATCATTGGGCAGAGACAACAGAGAAATTCCCGAATTATGAAGCAGGATCGATGGGGCCAAAACAAGCAGATCAACTATTAGAACAGGATGGCTTTTTCTGGTGGCCGATCGATTATCTTGATGTAGATGAATGTAAATAA
- a CDS encoding MBL fold metallo-hydrolase, whose protein sequence is MCAQWFGNIGKISLPTPFPVGDVNVYVVKGDKLTLFDAGINTKEGWDTFVFELSQLGYTPEDIEQIILTHHHPDHVGLLDYFSEDVDVFAHEGAERWTVRTDDFQQVCHDFYRKSFTQFGLPRDPEPVIRQMQAPLKFSCKGRSLTSYLKEGDRLPGLEEWLAIETPGHSQSHLVFYREKDGIMIVGDHVLATVSSNPLLEPPRKPDMERPKPQVQYNDSLKKVLQFPVEKAFTGHGTEVSKMHDLIDRRLGRQHERAMSVKEMLKDEPRTAFEVCKQLFPAIYKKQPDLTISESVGQLDYLLELGEITVHQNDNDILYFSAKRS, encoded by the coding sequence ATGTGTGCACAATGGTTTGGTAATATCGGAAAAATTTCCTTGCCCACACCGTTTCCAGTAGGAGACGTTAATGTTTATGTAGTGAAAGGGGATAAACTCACTCTTTTTGATGCTGGGATCAACACGAAGGAGGGCTGGGATACCTTTGTTTTTGAACTGTCGCAGCTAGGGTATACGCCAGAAGATATTGAACAAATAATCCTTACTCATCATCATCCTGACCATGTTGGGTTGCTAGATTATTTTTCTGAGGACGTTGATGTGTTTGCTCATGAGGGTGCTGAACGCTGGACTGTTCGTACGGATGATTTTCAACAGGTTTGCCATGACTTTTATCGCAAGTCCTTCACACAGTTTGGACTCCCAAGGGACCCTGAACCAGTTATTCGTCAAATGCAAGCTCCATTAAAGTTTAGTTGCAAAGGACGCTCTCTCACAAGCTATCTAAAAGAAGGAGACCGACTCCCTGGACTTGAAGAATGGCTTGCCATCGAAACACCCGGACATTCGCAAAGTCATCTTGTCTTCTATCGGGAAAAAGATGGAATCATGATTGTCGGCGATCATGTGTTAGCAACAGTTTCATCGAATCCTCTTCTCGAACCCCCACGAAAGCCAGACATGGAACGGCCTAAACCACAAGTTCAATACAATGATTCTTTAAAGAAAGTTCTTCAATTTCCAGTTGAAAAGGCATTTACAGGGCATGGGACAGAAGTGAGCAAAATGCACGACTTGATTGATCGTCGACTTGGGCGCCAGCATGAACGAGCTATGAGTGTGAAAGAGATGTTAAAAGATGAACCACGAACGGCTTTTGAGGTGTGTAAACAACTATTTCCGGCTATTTATAAAAAACAACCTGATTTAACGATTTCAGAGTCAGTCGGCCAGCTCGATTACCTTCTTGAACTCGGTGAAATCACAGTTCATCAAAATGATAATGATATATTATATTTTTCTGCTAAGAGGTCATGA
- the proC gene encoding pyrroline-5-carboxylate reductase, giving the protein MKTAFIGAGSMAEAIITGALVNGALQKEEIVVTNHSNQKRLQELTEKYKVNTSYDHETIFQGAKVIVLAMKPKDVKEALQTIQSYVTSDTLIISVLAGVPMEFIESELKQQVAVVRAMPNTSAMIGKSATGISLNSAVTEQQKELALQLFSAIGLTVIVEEHLLDAVTGISGSGPAFIYYVVEAMESSAEILGLEKDLAKKLIIQTLTGAAGMIETSGAKTEELRKAVTSPGGTTEAGLNVLNKHNVKNAFIECITEATAQSKRLGSRFQKQEMKK; this is encoded by the coding sequence ATGAAAACGGCCTTTATCGGAGCGGGTTCAATGGCGGAAGCAATCATAACAGGGGCTTTAGTAAATGGAGCACTCCAAAAAGAGGAGATTGTCGTCACAAATCACTCCAATCAGAAAAGACTACAGGAGTTAACGGAAAAGTATAAAGTAAACACAAGCTATGATCACGAAACCATTTTTCAAGGGGCAAAAGTCATTGTATTAGCTATGAAGCCAAAAGATGTGAAAGAAGCATTACAAACAATACAATCTTATGTTACTTCCGATACGTTGATTATCTCTGTACTTGCGGGTGTACCAATGGAATTTATCGAAAGTGAACTAAAACAACAGGTGGCCGTCGTGCGCGCAATGCCTAACACTTCAGCGATGATTGGAAAATCAGCCACTGGCATCTCATTAAATTCAGCTGTTACCGAACAACAAAAGGAACTCGCTCTTCAACTATTCTCTGCGATCGGCTTAACTGTTATTGTTGAAGAACATTTATTAGACGCAGTAACAGGTATTTCAGGAAGTGGTCCTGCCTTTATTTATTATGTAGTTGAGGCGATGGAATCGTCAGCAGAAATACTTGGTCTGGAAAAAGATTTAGCTAAAAAATTGATCATCCAAACATTAACAGGTGCCGCTGGAATGATTGAGACAAGTGGTGCCAAAACGGAAGAATTACGGAAAGCTGTAACAAGTCCTGGGGGAACAACAGAAGCTGGACTCAATGTTTTGAATAAACATAACGTAAAAAACGCCTTTATCGAATGCATTACGGAGGCGACGGCACAGTCGAAAAGATTAGGCAGTCGGTTTCAAAAGCAAGAAATGAAAAAATAG
- a CDS encoding CaiB/BaiF CoA transferase family protein, which yields MFSALNGVKILDLTRVLAGPYCTMILGDLGAQVIKVEAPGGSDETRGWGPPFQNGVSAYYLCANRNKKSITIDLKTDEGKKIIQKLISECDVIINNFKTGTMDRLGLGYESLAKINPKIIFCSITGFGETGPYKHLPGYDFIIQAMSGFMSITGEEDSTPQKVGVAITDVLTGLYACIGIHAALYEREQSGTGQKIDVSLYDTAVSSLVNIASNYLMSGKIPTRLGNRHPNIVPYQTFQTADGEMVIAVGNDRQFAHLCSIIGLPELSQDPQFSTNPNRVTHRETLIPILQNEFIKKPTAYWQQLCQQNTIPCGPIQSMEDLVADPQLQAREMFLSMNHPEAGDIRLVGSPLKLSKTPPTFEKHPPMPGEHTEEILTQLGYSAATIADLQKNQII from the coding sequence TTGTTCAGTGCCTTAAATGGGGTTAAAATTCTTGATTTAACTAGAGTGCTTGCGGGTCCTTATTGCACAATGATTCTCGGGGATCTAGGAGCACAAGTCATTAAAGTGGAGGCGCCTGGAGGAAGTGATGAAACCCGTGGATGGGGACCGCCCTTCCAAAATGGCGTAAGCGCTTACTACTTATGTGCAAACCGAAATAAAAAAAGTATCACCATTGATTTAAAAACCGATGAAGGGAAAAAAATCATTCAAAAACTAATAAGTGAATGTGATGTCATCATTAATAATTTTAAAACGGGAACGATGGACAGACTTGGCCTTGGATATGAGTCCTTAGCTAAAATAAACCCGAAAATTATTTTCTGTTCGATTACAGGATTTGGCGAAACTGGACCTTATAAACATTTACCGGGATATGATTTCATTATCCAAGCCATGAGTGGTTTTATGAGCATCACTGGTGAGGAAGATTCAACTCCGCAAAAAGTAGGCGTTGCCATTACAGATGTTCTGACTGGTTTATACGCATGTATAGGGATTCATGCTGCCCTCTATGAAAGGGAGCAATCAGGGACTGGCCAGAAAATTGACGTATCGCTATATGATACAGCTGTTAGTTCTCTCGTTAATATTGCAAGCAATTATTTAATGTCAGGAAAAATTCCAACTCGGCTTGGAAATCGTCACCCTAATATCGTTCCTTATCAAACCTTTCAAACGGCCGATGGCGAAATGGTGATTGCCGTTGGAAATGACCGTCAGTTTGCTCATCTTTGTTCCATCATTGGGTTGCCAGAATTATCCCAAGATCCGCAGTTTTCAACAAATCCGAATCGAGTAACACATCGGGAAACCTTAATTCCTATTTTACAAAATGAATTCATTAAGAAGCCAACAGCCTATTGGCAACAATTATGTCAGCAAAATACGATTCCTTGTGGACCGATTCAAAGTATGGAAGATTTAGTTGCTGACCCACAGTTACAAGCAAGGGAAATGTTTTTATCGATGAACCACCCGGAAGCTGGAGATATTCGTCTTGTCGGCAGCCCTTTGAAATTATCAAAAACACCGCCAACTTTTGAAAAGCATCCACCTATGCCAGGTGAACACACGGAGGAAATTTTAACACAATTAGGATATTCCGCTGCAACCATTGCAGACTTACAAAAAAATCAAATCATATAG
- a CDS encoding DNA polymerase IV: MRELYPKNGRVILHVDMNSFYASVEMAYDSTLRGKPLAIAGNPKERKGIIVTCSYEARKFGVKTTMPLWEAKKLCPNLIVRRPNFDRYRAASQEMFAILRQFSDWVEPVSIDEGYVDITDCFELGSPVHIAKMIQKRIMEQLNLPCSIGIAPNKFLAKMASDMKKPMGITILRKRDVPRQLWPLPVVEMHGIGKKTAEKLNTIQVFTIQDLAKANELQLRNLLGINGIRLKERANGNDSRKVDPNAVNEFKSVGNSITLPMDLTNQKELLETLRKLAEKVSIRLKHKKMVSFNIAIMIRYKNRKTITRSRKLPTPIFTKEEIFAASKRLFLEHWNLNAVRLLGVTAQELLEKTASSEQLNLFNYEEKAKLEPLIDTVKHLQDKYGKNIITKGIDVTEEQKLFSTEKDTSFNKDFLYNRED; encoded by the coding sequence ATGCGAGAGCTCTATCCGAAAAATGGTCGAGTTATTTTACATGTGGATATGAATAGTTTTTATGCGTCAGTTGAGATGGCTTATGATTCGACACTCCGGGGAAAGCCATTAGCAATTGCGGGAAATCCGAAAGAGAGAAAGGGAATTATCGTAACATGTAGTTATGAAGCAAGAAAATTTGGTGTGAAAACGACGATGCCCCTCTGGGAAGCCAAAAAGCTATGTCCAAATTTAATCGTGCGCCGACCTAATTTCGATCGTTACCGTGCAGCCTCCCAAGAAATGTTTGCGATATTGCGACAATTTTCTGATTGGGTGGAACCTGTTTCAATCGATGAAGGGTATGTAGATATTACGGATTGTTTCGAACTTGGCTCTCCAGTCCATATTGCAAAAATGATCCAGAAGAGAATAATGGAACAATTAAATTTACCTTGTAGCATTGGAATTGCACCCAATAAGTTTTTGGCCAAAATGGCTTCCGATATGAAAAAACCGATGGGAATTACGATTTTAAGAAAAAGAGATGTCCCCCGTCAATTATGGCCACTACCTGTTGTTGAAATGCATGGCATTGGAAAGAAAACAGCTGAAAAACTGAACACGATACAAGTGTTTACGATTCAGGATCTAGCGAAGGCAAATGAATTACAACTAAGAAACTTGTTAGGGATTAATGGAATTCGATTGAAAGAACGGGCCAATGGAAACGATTCGAGAAAAGTGGATCCGAATGCAGTTAATGAATTTAAAAGTGTCGGAAACTCGATTACATTGCCGATGGATTTGACTAATCAAAAAGAGCTATTAGAAACACTCCGGAAATTAGCAGAGAAAGTTTCTATTCGTTTAAAGCATAAAAAAATGGTTTCCTTCAACATTGCCATTATGATCCGATATAAAAATCGAAAAACGATTACAAGAAGTCGTAAACTACCTACTCCTATTTTCACAAAAGAGGAGATATTTGCCGCGTCTAAACGACTATTCCTTGAACATTGGAACTTAAATGCTGTACGATTGCTTGGGGTTACCGCACAGGAACTACTTGAAAAAACGGCTAGTTCAGAACAATTAAATTTATTTAATTATGAGGAAAAAGCAAAATTGGAGCCACTTATTGATACTGTGAAGCATCTTCAAGATAAATATGGGAAAAATATTATTACAAAAGGAATCGATGTAACTGAAGAACAGAAGCTGTTTTCAACAGAAAAGGATACGAGTTTCAACAAAGATTTTCTCTATAATAGAGAGGACTAG